In Macaca nemestrina isolate mMacNem1 chromosome 9, mMacNem.hap1, whole genome shotgun sequence, a single genomic region encodes these proteins:
- the LOC105470556 gene encoding forkhead box protein I2 codes for MATYCKDLGSSSAPPGQARATAHPPGYEHSDLGAVGGGPRLWVNAPALRSKSYASGPGPVPPYAAPGYGAPGPLLGAPGGLAGADLSWLSLSGQQELLRLVRPPYSYSALIAMAIQSAPLRRLTLSQIYQYVAGNFPFYKRSKAGWQNSIRHNLSLNDCFKKVPRDEDDPGKGNYWTLDPNCEKMFDNGNFRRKRKRRAEASAVSPSGARSEGGAEAPALEPPGAACRDLQASPSPSAPEAATCFSGFASAMNALAGGLGTFPGGLAGDFSFGRPPPTVAVHASQTLSASPGFAPGHQTAATGFRVSHLLYSREGTEV; via the exons ATGGCCACCTACTGCAAAGACCTGGGCTCCTCCTCGGCCCCGCCCGGCCAGGCCCGGGCCACCGCGCACCCCCCGGGCTATGAGCATAGTGATCTGGGCGCAGTGGGCGGGGGCCCACGCCTGTGGGTGAATGCGCCAGCGCTCAGATCCAAGTCCTACGCTTCAGGTCCCGGGCCCGTGCCGCCCTACGCGGCCCCCGGCTACGGGGCTCCCGGCCCGCTCCTTGGCGCCCCGGGTGGCCTGGCGGGCGCGGACCTCTCCTGGCTGAGCCTCTCCGGCCAGCAGGAGCTGCTGAGGCTGGTGCGGCCGCCCTATTCCTACTCGGCGCTCATCGCCATGGCCATCCAGAGCGCGCCCCTGCGGAGGCTGACTCTCAGCCAGATCTACCAGTACGTGGCTGGCAACTTCCCTTTCTACAAGCGCAGCAAGGCGGGCTGGCAGAACTCCATCCGCCACAACCTGTCGCTCAACGACTGCTTCAAGAAGGTGCCCCGCGACGAGGACGACCCAG GTAAAGGCAATTACTGGACCCTGGACCCCAACTGCGAGAAGATGTTTGACAACGGGAACTTccgaaggaagaggaagaggagagctgAAGCCAGCGCGGTCTCGCCCTCGGGAGCCAGGAGCGAGGGAGGGGCCGAGGCGCCCGCGCTGGAGCCCCCGGGCGCGGCTTGCCGGGACCTGCAGGCTTCGCCCTCTCCATCCGCACCCGAGGCCGCCACCTGCTTCTCCGGTTTCGCCTCCGCTATGAACGCATTGGCGGGCGGCCTTGGCACCTTCCCCGGGGGCCTGGCGGGCGACTTTTCTTTCGGGAGGCCGCCTCCGACGGTGGCCGTCCACGCTTCCCAGACCCTTAGCGCCTCGCCTGGCTTCGCCCCTGGCCACCAGACCGCGGCCACTGGCTTCCGCGTCAGTCACCTCCTCTACAGCCGGGAAGGGACCGAAGTTTGA